The following coding sequences are from one Culex quinquefasciatus strain JHB chromosome 1, VPISU_Cqui_1.0_pri_paternal, whole genome shotgun sequence window:
- the LOC119765488 gene encoding zinc finger protein 16-like, translated as MAFCAVCGLRRGQAVRNELTVAFHLFPTEPVQRQAWEDFCAESGGEHNGPRDGWNRSICSDHFEEECFRGGGKRVSDPGRRHSLRDGAVPTIRRGTSLEIVEQRLEEMLKSKLEIAFVPVDEATVKLETVCRICALEDTLHDLTLEENADHGRKFSSLTSIEIDATAPWLCERCLARLNDAYDFVQACVEAENRRKSLFVETVVMKREEVEARDEPAGQNDSEVDESFEPEPKPKVSQEYTCTACPATFEKRMDLFAHVKSHGKSRFPCQQCERAFKRKTELEVHMNSHQIEPSFFCPTCSAGFKCQASLRRHHKSVHLGLKRFACPECGRQFAQKTHLQQHAAVHVEEATVPCELCGKLFKTDFIRRMHVNTEHRPDQQEPKPIQCEVCSKQFPRQQSLIAHRICHRDSNLLCTVCGNKYKSNAILLAHMATHKGKTFACEQCPVAFKTRKSLRYHRLVHAGLKPYQCNLCERAFRCSTHLKTHQSVHTRAKPYQVKLRQHMEKQHGGEQTEQKVEEEPR; from the exons ATGGCATTCTGCGCCGTCTGCGGCCTTCGCCGCGGACAGGCCGTCCGTAACGAGCTTACGGTGGCTTTCCACCTCTTCCCAACGGAACCGGTGCAGCGCCAAGCCTGGGAGGACTTTTGCGCAGAATCCGGCGGCGAGCATAACGGTCCCAGAGATGGCTGGAACCGGTCAATCTGCTCGGACCACTTTGAGGAGGAGTGCTTTCGGGGCGGTGGCAAGCGCGTTTCGGATCCGGGCCGGCGGCACTCGCTGCGGGACGGGGCCGTTCCGACAATCCGGAGGGGCACGTCGCTGGAGATTGTGGAGCAGAGGCTGGAGGAGATGTTGAAAAGTAAGCTGGAGATCGCGTTTGTTCCGGTGGATGAAGCTACCGTAAAGTTGGAAACGGTTTGCCGAATCTGCGCGTTGGAAGACACGTTGCACGATTTGACGCTCGAGGAAAACGCTGACCATGGGCGGAAGTTCAGCTCGTTGACCTCGATCGAGATCGACGCGACGGCTCCGTGGCTTTGCGAACGTTGTCTGGCGCGGTTGAACGACGCGTACGACTTTGTGCAGGCCTGCGTTGAGGCGGAGAACCGACGGAAAAGTTTGTTTGTGGAAACCGTTGTCATGAAAAGGGAGGAGGTTGAGGCCAGAGATGAACCTGCGGGGCAAAATGACTCTGAGGTTGATGAAAGCTTCGAACCCGAACCGAAACCGAAAGTTTCTCAAGAGTACACGTGCACAGCTTGCCCGGCAACGTTCGAGAAACGCATGGATCTGTTTGCCCACGTCAAATCCCACGGCAAGTCACGCTTCCCTTGCCAGCAATGCGAGCGAGCCTTCAAACGCAAAACTGAACTAGAAGTGCACATGAACTCGCACCAAATCGAGCCCAGCTTCTTCTGCCCGACCTGTTCGGCTGGGTTCAAGTGCCAGGCCAGTCTTCGACGACACCACAAATCAGTCCACCTCGGGCTGAAACGGTTCGCCTGTCCGGAATGTGGCAGACAGTTTGCCCAAAAGACGCACCTGCAGCAGCACGCTGCAGTTCACGTGGAGGAAGCGACCGTTCCGTGCGAGCTGTGCGGCAAACTGTTCAAAACAGACTTTATTCGGCGAATGCACGTGAATACGGAGCACAGACCAGACCAGCAGGAACCCAAGCCGATCCAGTGCGAAGTTTGCTCCAAACAGTTCCCGAGACAGCAATCTCTCATCGCTCACAGAATCTGCCATCGCGATTCGAACCTGCTGTGCACCGTGTGTGGCAACAAGTACAAGTCAAATGCCATACTCCTCGCCCACATGGCCACCCACAAGGGGAAAACGTTCGCGTGCGAGCAATGTCCGGTCGCCTTCAAGACCCGCAAATCGCTCCGGTACCATCGGCTCGTTCACGCCGGCCTCAAACCGTACCAGTGCAATCTATGCGAGCGCGCGTTCCGGTGTTCAACCCATTTGAAAA CCCACCAAAGTGTCCACACCCGAGCCAAACCGTACCAGGTCAAACTACGGCAGCACATGGAGAAACAACATGGGGGCGAGCAGACGGAACAAAAAGTAGAGGAGGAACCGCGATAG
- the LOC6037524 gene encoding uncharacterized protein LOC6037524 isoform X1, with product MKELVQDNDAPARIIPFIRRRTAARLCQLSLSVSIPGQQIVNCRKNLTGNDLVTMYLPKLGAQCKFYNERMFGFSLVSSGSLTKFIGIDNFLLFYSDGSGPVPGTPQGIYLMMFGG from the exons ATGAAGG AACTCGTGCAGGACAACGATGCTCCGGCCCGGATAATACCGTTCATCAGACGTCGTACCGCAGCACGGTTATGTCAGTTGTCGTTGTCCGTGAGCATTCCTGGACAGCAAATCGTTAACTGCCGCAAGAACCTTACTGGCAACGATCTGGTGACCATGTATCTGCCCAAGCTAGGTGCGCAGTGCAAGTTCTACAACGAGCGTATGTTCGGCTTCAGCCTGGTGAGTTCCGGCTCATTAACAAAATTCATAGGAATTGACAATTTTCTCCTTTTTTACAGTGATGGAAGTGGTCCCGTTCCCGGAACTCCACAAGGCATCTATCTAATGATGTTCGGGGGTTAG
- the LOC6037524 gene encoding uncharacterized protein LOC6037524 isoform X2: protein MKELVQDNDAPARIIPFIRRRTAARLCQLSLSVSIPGQQIVNCRKNLTGNDLVTMYLPKLGAQCKFYNERMFGFSL from the exons ATGAAGG AACTCGTGCAGGACAACGATGCTCCGGCCCGGATAATACCGTTCATCAGACGTCGTACCGCAGCACGGTTATGTCAGTTGTCGTTGTCCGTGAGCATTCCTGGACAGCAAATCGTTAACTGCCGCAAGAACCTTACTGGCAACGATCTGGTGACCATGTATCTGCCCAAGCTAGGTGCGCAGTGCAAGTTCTACAACGAGCGTATGTTCGGCTTCAGCCTG TGA
- the LOC6035074 gene encoding zinc finger protein 260, protein MSTCVICGLTMYQARRSKLAVGFHKFPTEPVQRQAWVNFCAGGGGGVQDDSIKVNGTICSDHFEEECFRGDGKRISEPGKRHVLKDGAVPTIWEGALQRKLERRVARMQQRIEQKARVESQNKLLPMKVKAEEVCRICSFEDTLYDLTLEQNAEHGRKFSTLTSIEIDATAPWFCEGCLSRLNDAYDFVQACVEAENRRNSLPLMEMLGVKQEGEEVQECWEEPMIEYGEDRAEQTNGEDEAEEEVEEVDSEEDDSFEGEPEPEGPKVFTCTACPATFEKKFDLFAHVKIHGKARFPCQQCDRTFARRTHLTEHMLSHKAEPTFFCKLCPVAFKNQTNLRRHEKNVHLGLKPFACEECGKRFAQKVQLHQHLEVHLEQATIPCGLCDMKFKTEFRRRVHQRTLHIDNKPLKALECDICSKQFLSKSSLAMHKGSHLEPNLLCTICGKKYKTPSLLAAHMTIHKPRTFSCELCPSMFKTKKTLQYHQRVHLGLKPYQCELCERTFRTGTHLKSHHTSVHSAEKAHECHVCQKRFALKGNLRLHMKVHAGGGGIGGLRMEGEGEGTTEVAPWVFETV, encoded by the exons ATGTCCACCTGCGTGATCTGCGGCCTCACCATGTACCAGGCCAGGCGTAGCAAGCTTGCCGTGGGCTTCCACAAGTTCCCAACGGAACCGGTGCAGCGCCAGGCCTGGGTGAACTTTTGCgctggtggcggcggcggtgtGCAGGACGATTCCATCAAAGTGAACGGAACGATTTGCTCGGACCACTTCGAGGAGGAGTGCTTCCGGGGTGACGGCAAGCGCATTTCGGAACCGGGCAAGCGCCACGTGCTCAAGGACGGTGCCGTTCCGACAATCTGGGAGGGAGCTTTACAGAGGAAATTGGAGCGGCGGGTGGCCAGGATGCAGCAGCGTATCGAGCAAAAGGCGAGGGTTGAG TCTCAAAACAAGCTTCTACCGATGAAGGTCAAGGCGGAAGAGGTTTGCCGAATCTGCTCGTTTGAAGACACGTTGTACGATCTGACGCTCGAGCAGAACGCTGAACATGGCCGGAAGTTTAGCACGCTGACCTCGATCGAGATCGACGCGACTGCTCCGTGGTTTTGCGAAGGTTGTCTTTCGCGGTTGAACGACGCGTACGACTTTGTGCAGGCCTGCGTTGAGGCGGAGAACCGTCGGAATAGTTTGCCCTTGATGGAAATGCTTGGGGTGAAACAGGAAGGTGAGGAGGTGCAGGAGTGCTGGGAGGAACCGATGATTGAGTACGGGGAGGATCGTGCGGAGCAGACCAACGGAGAAGATGAGGCAGAGGAGGAGGTAGAAGAAGTTGACTCCGAGGAAGATGACAGCTTCGAAGGCGAACCGGAACCGGAAGGACCCAAAGTGTTCACGTGTACAGCGTGTCCGGcgactttcgagaaaaaatttGATCTGTTTGCCCACGTCAAAATTCACGGCAAGGCGCGCTTTCCATGCCAACAATGCGATCGTACCTTCGCCCGGCGAACGCACCTGACGGAACACATGCTCTCGCACAAAGCCGAGCCCACCTTCTTCTGCAAGCTCTGTCCGGTCGCGTTCAAAAACCAAACCAATTTGCGTCGACACGAGAAAAATGTCCACCTCGGGTTGAAGCCGTTCGCCTGCGAGGAATGTGGCAAACGTTTCGCTCAAAAAGTGCAACTTCACCAGCACCTCGAAGTTCACCTGGAGCAAGCGACCATTCCGTGCGGCCTTTGCGACATGAAGTTCAAAACCGAATTCCGGCGACGAGTTCACCAGAGAACGTTGCACATTGATAACAAACCGCTGAAGGCCTTAGAGTGCGACATTTGCTCCAAACAGTTCCTTTCCAAATCATCTCTGGCGATGCACAAAGGCAGCCATCTCGAGCCGAACCTGCTGTGTACCATTTGCGGCAAAAAGTACAAAACGCCCAGCTTGCTAGCGGCCCACATGACCATCCACAAGCCGAGAACGTTCTCGTGCGAGCTCTGTCCGAGTATGTTCAAGACCAAGAAAACGCTGCAGTACCACCAGCGAGTTCACCTCGGCCTCAAGCCATACCAGTGCGAGCTGTGCGAACGCACGTTCCGCACCGGGACTCATCTGAAGT CTCACCACACAAGTGTCCACTCGGCTGAGAAAGCGCACGAGTGTCACGTCTGTCAGAAGCGGTTTGCGCTCAAGGGTAACCTGCGGTTGCACATGAAGGTTCATGCAGGCGGGGGCGGCATCGGCGGACTGCGGATGGAAGGTGAAGGTGAGGGAACAACGGAAGTAGCTCCTTGGGTATTCGAAACGGTTTGA